A window of Pseudophryne corroboree isolate aPseCor3 chromosome 1, aPseCor3.hap2, whole genome shotgun sequence genomic DNA:
cagagccagtaACTGGTAAGACCAGAGTgctagggtgcagtgtgtgtgtgtgtgtgtgtgtgtgtgtgtgtgtgtgtgtgtgtgtgtgtacgtgtgtatgtatgtatgtgtgtgtgtgtatatatgtatatgtgtatataatatatatatatatatatatatatatatatatatatatatatatatatgcaccccaccccaccctataagtggtgagtgcagatattgcaccccgcttctggggtggcgagtgctgtggttttctagatttgttttatatatatatatatatatatatatatatatatatatatatatatatatactagttaccagcctgtcaaaatgatggaacaacataatagTGTCAGTGCCAGCAGCTGTGCACACCCAAAATGGCGCACCATTTCTCTTGCTCCATCAGATGTCATCTAGTTGCCCACTGGTGTGCAAGATACTTGACTTCCCCCCATATAGGTGAGGAGTACCGTTagccttaaacacacacacacacacacacacacacacacacacacacacacacacacacacacatatatatatatatatatatatatatatatatatatatatatatatatatatatacacacgcaaacCAGTATAAGCATGAGCAGTATTATGTATATATTGGCACTGAAATATATAAATCTTTCCTTTATTGTACAAGAATTGTGATAATTTAACCATTGCATAATGGAATGATAGTGTGCCCTAATATATTATAAATGATCATTGTCAATGTATAAATGATAAGGTGGTAATAGTAATAATGATTAATtcaatgtttttatatattttcttttatACTGATCCTGAAAGGTGATGATgatgggctgcccacaaatagcccAGCTGCTCATTGAACATGGTGCTGACCCTACAGTCCCTGACCCTACAACAGGCACATGCCCTGCACACGATGCCATCCGTGAAGGCTTTCTGGACACACTTCTTGTGCTCATTAAAGGAGGAGCCAGTCTGAAATACCCAAAGGACAACTTTGGTCGACGCCCCATAGATTTGGCTTCACCATCTGTTCTACAAGATCTTCCGTGCGAGAAGGAGTGTTAACATCTAGTGACCTGAGAGAGACTATGCACATGAATAGGATCAGTTTCAGTTATACATATACATGCGATGAGTCATTTTTATAGTTCATATATAAGAAGGCGGCATTCTTGTTCTCATGTGTGTACGAATAAACCTGGATCACAAAGCTCAATTCTATAAGAATATAATGAGGCTGTaatataatgtatttattttactaaagGAAATAAAAAGGAAATGTTCCCATTGAAAGAGGGTTCTCATCGTATCAATATTACTATAAAATAAATGAAATTGCTTTTCACAGTTTTCTATATGACATATGTATCTcactgataataaaaaaaaataagaacattTGTCAGATGGGGTATCATGGATGGCATAGTGGCACAGTAGCCAGCATCGCTGTCTCACATCGCTGTGACCATGGATTTGACCATAGGCATGACAGGTGTGCAGAGCAGCCGCTTCAGGCTTGTGTAGGTCCAGTATTTAAGAATGCCGTCTGGAGAGTATGAGGAGAGCTGCACGTTATGGAGCAGTGATGAAGCGGAAACCTTTTTAGGGTTGCAATGATTTTT
This region includes:
- the LOC134898831 gene encoding cyclin-dependent kinase 4 inhibitor B-like, giving the protein MASESDRLATAAARGDVQLVREMLESGVNPNATNSHGRTPIQVMMMGCPQIAQLLIEHGADPTVPDPTTGTCPAHDAIREGFLDTLLVLIKGGASLKYPKDNFGRRPIDLASPSVLQDLPCEKEC